The following are from one region of the Lycium ferocissimum isolate CSIRO_LF1 unplaced genomic scaffold, AGI_CSIRO_Lferr_CH_V1 ctg2593, whole genome shotgun sequence genome:
- the LOC132043573 gene encoding aspartic proteinase CDR1-like, producing MEAKERFMSIDPTKLPDPPMPSYTFTIYNRDLFERSKFKNYDSLLESKLARGRARANYSASILENGKAIGANGTLTRPHDVQESKAREKVPKMTSTYFLGGEYVASFTLGTQQIKSYLLIDTGSDLVWWQCGPCKANKCYKQNFDPLYVSTNSKTYRKLDCILQSESCLITSPGFECSPFGNQCLYDMKYMDGARTKGWIADDVITFVLDQNPVRIVFGCGKDQMSGTKFSGEYSGIAGIGRREMSSGYSLPMQFEADIMSMFFINDKEIPLNPSVWNYRKDMTGGAIVDTGTTITSFPQDFYTEFRYVFRQEVHDIPEVDPLYDYYTCYKADPSAKFPVVKLYFGRQDPNNLLLLTQDRVVVHTSGKYCLAFEGWKQSVTLFGANQLRVGLTFDTKANTLSFDLDACD from the exons ATGGAAGCCAAAGAAAGATTTATGTCTATTGATCCAACTAAGCTTCCTGATCCTCCGATGCCATCCTATACTTTTACAATTTACAATCGCGATTTATTTGAAAGGTCGAAGTTCAAGAACTATGACTCGTTACTTGAAAGTAAGCTCGCTCGTGGTCGAGCTAGAGCAAATTATTCGGCATCAATTCTTGAAAATGGCAAAGCAATTGGTGCAAACGGAACTCTGACGAGGCCACACGACGTGCAGGAGAGTAAGGCCCGTGAAAAGGTTCCGAAAATGACAAGTACATATTTCTTAGGTGGTGAGTATGTTGCATCTTTTACTCTTGGCACACAGCAAATTAAAAGTTACTTGCTAATAGACACTGGAAGTGATTTAGTTTGGTGGCAATGTGGACCATGTAAGGCAAATAAGTGTTACAAACAAAACTTTGATCCTTTATATGTTTCAACTAATTCGAAAACATATCGAAAACTCGATTGCATTTTACAAAGTGAAAGTTGTTTAATCACGTCCCCGGGTTTTGAATGTTCTCCATTCGGTAATCAGTGTCTCTATGATATGAAATACATGGATGGAGCAAGAACAAAAGGTTGGATAGCAGATGACGTGATTACTTTTGTTTTAGACCAAAATCCGGTAAGGATAGTTTTTGGATGCGGCAAAGATCAAATGAGTGGAACAAAATTTAGTGGTGAATATTCTGGTATCGCTGGCATCGGACGTAGAGAAATGAGTAGTGGATATTCTTTACCAATGCAATTTGAGGCGGACATAATGTCCATGT TTTTTATTAACGACAAGGAAATTCCACTGAATCCATCAGTGTGGAATTATAGAAAGGACATGACCGGTGGGGCTATTGTGGATACCGGAACAACTATTACCTCTTTTCCTCAAGATTTTTATACTGAATTCCGTTACGTATTCAGGCAGGAAGTTCACGATATTCCAGAGGTTGATCCTCTATATGATTACTACACTTGCTATAAAGCGGATCCGAGTGCAAAATTTCCCGTTGTGAAGTTGTACTTTGGAAGGCAAGACCCGAATAATTTGTTGTTACTGACACAAGATCGGGTCGTGGTGCACACTAGTGGGAAATACTGTCTGGCTTTTGAGGGATGGAAGCAATCCGTCACACTTTTTGGAGCTAATCAACTCCGAGTAGGATTAACTTTTGATACTAAAGCAAATACTTTGTCCTTTGACTTAGATGCATGTGATTGA
- the LOC132043572 gene encoding protein ASPARTIC PROTEASE IN GUARD CELL 1-like: MPSYTFTIYDRDLFEKSKFKGYDSLLKSRLARCPARAYYLASILENGNTIGANRTLTRPHNAQESRAREKVPKTTSTHFINGGSYVASFTLGTQQIKSYLLIDTGSDLVWWQCGPCKGNRCYKQKDPLYVSTNSKTYRRLDCIVQSESCLIASPSYGCSPFGNICLYDVSYVDGARTKGWIADDVITFVLDRNPVRIVFGCGKDQASGTPHFNGEYYGIAGIGRRRMSGGYSLPTQFEAVIMSLCLPRFFSHKGSTISFYKTPFKKTTSAELLPNFGFPIFYFVNLYKFFINDKEIPLNPSVWSFRNDMTGGVIVDTGTTITRFPQDFYTLLRNIFRMEARDIPEVDPSGAFGTCYEADPSGPEPKFPVVKLYFGRENPNNLLLLAQDRFVVNINGKYCLSFLGWHSSVAILEASQLQVVGLTFDTSANTLSFDLDACD; encoded by the coding sequence ATGCCATCCTATACTTTTACCATTTACGATCGCGatttatttgaaaagtcaaAGTTCAAAGGCTACGACTCGTTACTTAAAAGTAGGCTTGCTCGTTGTCCAGCTAGAGCATATTATTTGGCATCGATTCTTGAAAATGGCAACACGATTGGTGCAAACAGAACTCTGACAAGGCCACACAACGCACAGGAGAGTAGGGCCCGTGAAAAGGTTCCGAAAACGACAAGTACACATTTCATAAATGGTGGGTCGTATGTTGCATCTTTTACTCTTGGCACTCAGCAAATTAAAAGTTACTTGCTAATAGACACTGGAAGTGATTTAGTGTGGTGGCAATGTGGACCATGTAAGGGAAATAGGTGTTACAAACAAAAAGATCCATTATATGTTTCAACTAATTCGAAAACATATCGAAGACTTGATTGCATTGTACAAAGTGAAAGTTGTTTAATCGCATCCCCAAGTTATGGATGTAGTCCGTTCGGTAATATTTGTCTCTATGATGTGAGCTACGTGGATGGAGCAAGAACAAAAGGCTGGATAGCAGATGACGTGATTACTTTTGTTTTAGACCGAAATCCAGTAAGGATTGTTTTTGGATGTGGCAAAGATCAAGCGAGTGGAACACCACATTTTAATGGTGAATATTATGGAATTGCTGGAATCGGACGTAGACGAATGAGTGGTGGATATTCTTTACCAACGCAATTTGAGGCAGTCATAATGTCCTTGTGTCTACCACGATTTTTTTCCCATAAAGGATCAACAATTAGCTTCTACAAAACGCCCTTTAAAAAAACAACATCAGCAGAGCTATTACCAAATTTCGGATTCCCTATATTTTATTTCGTCAacctttataaattttttattaacgACAAGGAAATTCCACTGAACCCATCAGTGTGGAGTTTTAGAAATGACATGACCGGTGGGGTCATTGTGGATACAGGAACAACTATTACTCGTTTTCCTCAAGATTTTTATACTCTATTGCGTAACATATTCAGAATGGAAGCACGAGATATTCCGGAGGTTGATCCATCTGGAGCCTTCGGCACTTGCTATGAAGCGGATCCGAGTGGTCCTGAACCAAAATTTCCCGTGGTGAAGTTATACTTTGGCAGAGAAAACCCGAATAATTTGTTGTTACTAGCTCAAGATCGGTTCGTAGTAAACATTAATGGGAAATACTGTCTGTCTTTTCTGGGATGGCACAGTTCCGTTGCAATTTTAGAAGCTAGTCAACTCCAAGTTGTAGGATTAACTTTTGATACCTCAGCAAATACTTTGTCCTTTGACTTAGATGCATGTGATTGA